A stretch of Candidatus Effluviviaceae Genus V sp. DNA encodes these proteins:
- a CDS encoding sodium:glutamate symporter, producing MDRIVLSFCALSLLLLIGQAIRTKVRWTQKLLLPASVIGGLIGLLVIQLLQRYAPGAQPFVSGATTGWSSLPGFLINIVFATLFLGMAIPPLKRVWRIAGPQLAFGQVLAWGQYAVGIGITLFVLSRFFDIPAMFGAIIPVGFEGGHGTAAGLAPVFMDKGWPEGTDLALGSATVGVVAGVVVGMALVNWAARRRYCGAASEQCDAPEISGSGIVPEAERTEAGRLTFRTESVETLAIHLAIVAVAILIGYVLKKGLGGLEGLWLTNPRNAILGSFPLFPLAMFGGVILQKLMDRFDRRKIVDRRLMRRLQGLSLDYLVVAALATLKIDAIISNIVPFAVLMLAGIAWNVWCVMFLARRMLPDFWFERSIAEFGQSTGVTATGILLLRVADPRFETSAPDAFGYKQLLHEPFMGGGLWTSTVVPLLYIFRANPWPIWFITLGAIALWLFVRFVLFRRAWAPES from the coding sequence ATCGACCGCATCGTTCTCTCCTTCTGTGCACTGAGCCTGCTCCTTCTCATCGGGCAGGCTATCCGTACCAAGGTCCGCTGGACCCAGAAGCTCCTGCTGCCCGCCTCGGTGATCGGCGGACTCATCGGGCTTCTGGTCATCCAGCTGCTCCAGCGATATGCTCCGGGCGCTCAGCCGTTCGTCTCAGGCGCAACGACCGGCTGGAGCAGCCTTCCCGGCTTCCTCATCAACATCGTCTTCGCCACGCTCTTCCTCGGCATGGCGATCCCGCCTCTCAAGCGGGTCTGGCGGATAGCCGGCCCCCAGCTCGCCTTCGGTCAGGTGCTCGCCTGGGGGCAGTACGCCGTCGGCATCGGGATCACCCTCTTCGTCCTCTCGCGTTTCTTCGACATCCCCGCAATGTTCGGGGCGATCATCCCGGTGGGCTTCGAGGGCGGACACGGGACCGCGGCGGGACTCGCTCCGGTCTTCATGGACAAGGGGTGGCCGGAGGGAACCGACCTCGCCCTGGGTTCTGCCACGGTGGGCGTCGTCGCCGGTGTCGTGGTGGGAATGGCGCTGGTCAACTGGGCGGCGCGGAGACGGTACTGCGGCGCCGCTTCCGAGCAGTGCGACGCGCCGGAGATTTCCGGGAGCGGGATCGTCCCCGAGGCCGAGAGAACGGAGGCGGGCAGGCTGACGTTCCGCACGGAGTCGGTCGAGACGCTCGCGATCCACCTGGCCATCGTCGCGGTGGCGATCCTCATCGGCTACGTGCTGAAGAAAGGGCTCGGCGGTCTCGAGGGTCTGTGGCTCACGAACCCGAGGAACGCGATCCTGGGCAGCTTCCCGCTCTTCCCGCTCGCCATGTTCGGCGGGGTCATTCTTCAGAAGCTGATGGACAGGTTCGACAGAAGGAAGATCGTTGACCGGCGACTGATGCGGCGGCTTCAGGGACTGTCCCTGGACTATCTGGTGGTCGCGGCGCTCGCCACACTGAAGATCGACGCCATCATCAGTAATATCGTGCCCTTCGCTGTCCTTATGCTGGCGGGTATCGCCTGGAACGTCTGGTGCGTGATGTTCCTGGCGCGGAGGATGCTGCCGGACTTCTGGTTCGAGCGCTCGATCGCCGAGTTCGGGCAGTCGACCGGCGTCACGGCTACCGGGATCCTCCTCCTGCGCGTGGCCGACCCGCGGTTCGAAACGAGCGCCCCTGACGCTTTCGGCTACAAGCAGCTGCTCCACGAGCCGTTCATGGGCGGCGGCCTGTGGACGAGCACCGTGGTGCCGCTCCTCTACATCTTTCGCGCGAACCCCTGGCCGATCTGGTTCATCACCCTCGGAGCGATCGCCCTCTGGCTGTTCGTCAGGTTCGTCCTGTTCAGGAGAGCGTGGGCACCGGAGAGCTAG
- a CDS encoding toxin-antitoxin system toxin subunit, with protein MSILPDILSSRVRAEIFRLLFGVSAQELHMRELERRTGLAIGTIQQELRKLEGMDLLAVRRDGNRVYYSANTAHPLYHDIRNLVLKTSGLVEVLREALSTEDIDLAFVFGSVARGEEGAQGDVDLMVIADVGLAAVSAMLRGVSEKLGREINPHVMSRDEFSERLKSGDRFLGRVVDSPKLFVVGDEDELARLG; from the coding sequence ATGAGCATCCTTCCCGACATACTGTCGTCGCGCGTTCGCGCCGAGATCTTCCGGCTCCTGTTTGGGGTGTCCGCCCAGGAGCTGCACATGCGTGAGCTTGAGCGGCGTACCGGCCTGGCGATCGGTACGATCCAGCAGGAGCTCAGGAAGCTCGAGGGAATGGACCTGCTCGCTGTGCGTAGAGACGGCAACCGGGTCTACTACAGTGCGAACACCGCGCACCCGCTCTATCATGACATCCGCAACCTCGTTCTGAAGACCTCAGGGTTGGTGGAGGTGTTGCGGGAGGCTCTGTCAACCGAGGACATTGACCTCGCCTTTGTGTTTGGCTCCGTCGCGCGAGGTGAGGAGGGCGCTCAAGGGGACGTCGACCTGATGGTCATCGCCGACGTGGGTCTCGCAGCGGTCTCCGCCATGCTCAGGGGTGTGTCCGAGAAGCTCGGACGAGAGATCAACCCGCACGTGATGAGCAGGGACGAGTTCAGTGAGCGGCTGAAGTCCGGCGATCGTTTCCTCGGCCGGGTCGTGGATTCACCGAAGCTCTTCGTTGTGGGGGATGAGGATGAGCTTGCGCGACTGGGCTGA
- a CDS encoding coiled coil domain-containing protein, which translates to MDDRQAYVEKRRAEIREMEADIAKMRAKADQAKADAKIRYQERANRLQQTVDDMKHQLDEVGQTAESAWQDLREGFDRSMEELKRGVGSAKREFESI; encoded by the coding sequence ATGGACGACCGCCAGGCGTACGTGGAGAAGCGTCGTGCCGAGATCCGCGAGATGGAGGCGGACATCGCGAAGATGCGCGCAAAGGCCGATCAGGCGAAGGCCGATGCCAAGATCAGGTATCAGGAACGGGCCAATCGGCTTCAGCAGACGGTTGATGACATGAAGCATCAGCTCGACGAGGTTGGCCAGACGGCCGAGAGCGCGTGGCAGGACCTCCGGGAGGGGTTCGACAGGAGCATGGAGGAGCTGAAGCGCGGCGTGGGTTCCGCCAAGAGGGAGTTCGAGTCCATCTAG
- a CDS encoding Rho termination factor: MPGRRMASIKNKEQYETLRKKGMSKEKAARIANAPGKQTSKKGGSHQTYEEWTKDELYEKAKKVGIGGRSTMSKKELIRALRSGR, from the coding sequence ATGCCCGGTAGGAGAATGGCCAGCATCAAGAACAAGGAGCAGTATGAGACGCTCCGAAAGAAGGGCATGAGCAAGGAGAAGGCCGCCCGGATCGCCAACGCACCAGGGAAGCAGACATCGAAGAAGGGCGGAAGTCATCAGACGTACGAGGAGTGGACGAAGGACGAACTGTACGAGAAGGCGAAGAAGGTCGGCATCGGAGGCCGCTCGACGATGTCGAAGAAGGAGCTCATCAGAGCACTGAGGAGCGGCAGGTAG
- the cadA gene encoding cadmium-translocating P-type ATPase has protein sequence MVEDFKRRFWISLVLTVPILFFSETLRSLVGAGAPPTFPGLNYVIVAIATAVYLYGGWPFLKGLYDEVSEKQPGMMTLIGLAITVAYVYSSAVALGLTGKAFFWELATLIDVMLLGHWIEMRSVMSAGSALEKLVRLMPDTAHRVTDGGTEDIPLSEVQKDDRLVVKPGEKFPVDGVVVEGRTTVDESMLTGESKPVTKQEDDEVVGGALNKEGSVTVRATKVGEETYLNTVVEMVRSAQESKSRTQTLADRAALWLTIIAISAGVITLASWLTFGEEFVYAMERMVTVMVITCPHALGLAIPLVAAVSTSLAAGNGLLLRNRAQFEQAHEVDVVVFDKTGTLTEGTFGLKAVVPFAAMSEDEVLRVAASLESRSEHSLAAGVLQGARERGIELVEPDSFEAIKGKGVKGTVEGREVLVVSPGYLREHDIEVDEDKLAEQREQGRTVSFVIVDGKPVGALSLGDTIREESKEAVLKLQEMGIRCVMMTGDSEGVAKAVAETLGLDDYIAEVLPDEKAEKIKKIQQGGTRVAMTGDGINDAPALATADLGIAIGAGTDVAAETADVVLVESDPRDVLNIVRLAKATRRKMVQNLFWATGYNAIAIPLAAGVLAGQGVVLSPAVGAVLMSLSTVIVAINARLLKLR, from the coding sequence ATGGTCGAGGACTTCAAGCGCCGCTTCTGGATCTCTCTGGTCCTGACCGTTCCCATCCTGTTCTTCTCGGAGACGCTCCGGTCCCTCGTCGGGGCCGGGGCGCCGCCCACCTTCCCCGGTCTCAACTACGTCATCGTCGCCATCGCGACAGCCGTCTATCTCTACGGCGGATGGCCGTTCCTCAAGGGTCTCTACGACGAGGTCTCTGAGAAACAGCCCGGCATGATGACCCTCATCGGCCTCGCCATCACTGTCGCCTACGTGTACAGCTCGGCCGTCGCGCTCGGCCTGACCGGCAAGGCCTTCTTCTGGGAGCTCGCGACCCTCATCGACGTCATGCTGCTCGGTCACTGGATCGAGATGAGGTCGGTCATGAGCGCCGGCTCGGCCCTCGAGAAGCTCGTGCGCCTCATGCCCGACACGGCGCACCGGGTGACCGACGGCGGCACCGAGGACATTCCCCTGTCCGAGGTGCAGAAGGATGACAGGCTCGTCGTGAAGCCGGGCGAGAAGTTCCCGGTCGACGGTGTCGTCGTCGAGGGACGGACGACGGTCGACGAATCGATGCTCACCGGCGAGTCGAAGCCCGTCACCAAGCAGGAAGACGACGAGGTCGTCGGCGGGGCGCTCAACAAGGAGGGCTCCGTCACAGTCCGGGCGACGAAGGTCGGGGAGGAGACCTACCTCAACACCGTCGTTGAGATGGTCCGAAGCGCACAGGAGTCGAAGTCCAGGACGCAGACGCTGGCCGACCGCGCCGCGCTCTGGCTCACCATCATCGCCATCTCGGCCGGCGTCATCACGCTCGCCTCGTGGCTCACGTTCGGTGAGGAGTTCGTCTACGCCATGGAGCGGATGGTGACCGTCATGGTCATCACGTGTCCGCACGCGCTCGGCCTCGCCATCCCGCTCGTCGCCGCCGTCTCGACGTCGCTGGCCGCAGGGAACGGTCTCCTGCTCAGAAACCGCGCCCAGTTCGAGCAGGCGCACGAGGTCGACGTCGTCGTCTTCGACAAGACCGGCACGCTGACCGAGGGCACGTTCGGTCTGAAGGCGGTCGTCCCGTTCGCCGCGATGTCGGAGGACGAAGTGCTCCGCGTGGCGGCGTCTCTCGAGAGCCGCTCTGAGCACTCGCTGGCCGCCGGCGTCCTCCAGGGCGCCAGGGAACGCGGCATCGAGCTTGTGGAGCCGGATTCGTTCGAGGCCATCAAGGGGAAGGGCGTGAAGGGGACGGTCGAGGGGCGCGAGGTTCTTGTCGTGAGCCCGGGGTATCTCCGCGAGCACGATATCGAGGTCGATGAGGACAAACTCGCGGAACAGCGGGAGCAGGGGCGCACCGTCAGCTTCGTCATCGTCGACGGGAAGCCTGTCGGCGCCCTCTCCCTCGGCGACACCATCCGGGAGGAGTCGAAGGAGGCCGTCCTTAAGCTCCAGGAGATGGGCATCCGCTGCGTCATGATGACGGGTGACTCCGAGGGTGTGGCGAAGGCCGTGGCGGAGACGCTCGGACTTGACGACTACATCGCGGAGGTCCTGCCTGATGAGAAGGCTGAGAAGATCAAGAAAATCCAGCAGGGCGGCACGCGCGTCGCGATGACCGGCGACGGCATCAACGACGCCCCGGCGCTCGCCACCGCCGATCTCGGCATCGCCATCGGCGCGGGGACCGACGTCGCGGCGGAGACGGCCGACGTCGTCCTCGTGGAGAGCGACCCGCGTGACGTTCTCAACATCGTGCGCCTCGCGAAGGCCACGAGGAGGAAGATGGTCCAGAACCTCTTCTGGGCCACCGGCTACAATGCGATCGCGATACCTCTTGCGGCAGGCGTGCTGGCGGGGCAGGGCGTCGTTCTGAGCCCGGCTGTCGGCGCGGTTCTCATGTCGCTTTCGACGGTGATCGTCGCGATCAACGCGCGGCTCTTGAAGCTGAGGTAG
- the ccsB gene encoding c-type cytochrome biogenesis protein CcsB yields the protein MTPEAVVERDLALLALENGFFWAAVWAYAIAFVLYVGHFAAPRLKVFSRGATAALVGAAALQTVVIVIRWVLVQRPPFQSLFESLAWFSWSAVVAYLVIEWRRHVRIPGFFVSLIAGGAALYALLGQDPSFKPLFPALQSTWFFWHVSIAFASYAVFVVAFVVEISYLLQLLLWKMGSRKDYGLDRDNISKFHRSVHQLVLFGFPMLTFGIMSGAAWANEAWGVYWQWDPKETWSLITWFAFALYLHTRVRPSWRGAPSSVIMILAFLCMVTTFLGVSWLARLFGIPSLHLYG from the coding sequence ATGACTCCCGAAGCAGTGGTGGAACGCGACCTTGCTCTGCTGGCTCTCGAGAACGGCTTCTTCTGGGCCGCGGTCTGGGCCTATGCGATTGCGTTCGTTCTCTACGTCGGCCACTTCGCCGCGCCCCGGCTCAAGGTCTTCAGCCGCGGAGCGACGGCTGCTCTCGTCGGGGCGGCGGCGCTCCAGACCGTCGTCATCGTCATCCGGTGGGTGCTGGTGCAGCGGCCGCCGTTCCAGTCGCTCTTCGAGAGTCTCGCCTGGTTCTCCTGGTCCGCCGTCGTCGCCTACCTCGTCATCGAATGGCGCCGGCACGTGCGGATTCCAGGCTTCTTCGTCTCGCTCATCGCGGGCGGCGCCGCGCTCTACGCGCTGCTCGGACAGGATCCCTCGTTCAAGCCGCTCTTCCCCGCGCTTCAGAGCACGTGGTTCTTCTGGCATGTCTCCATCGCCTTCGCGTCCTACGCGGTCTTCGTCGTCGCGTTCGTGGTCGAGATCTCGTATCTGCTCCAGCTCCTTCTCTGGAAGATGGGCTCGAGGAAGGACTACGGCCTCGACCGCGACAACATCTCGAAGTTCCACCGCTCCGTGCACCAGCTCGTGCTGTTCGGCTTCCCGATGCTGACGTTCGGTATCATGTCGGGCGCTGCGTGGGCGAACGAGGCATGGGGCGTCTACTGGCAGTGGGACCCGAAGGAGACGTGGTCGCTGATCACGTGGTTCGCGTTCGCGCTCTATCTCCACACGCGGGTCCGTCCATCGTGGAGAGGCGCGCCGTCGTCGGTCATCATGATCCTGGCGTTCCTCTGCATGGTGACGACGTTCCTCGGCGTCTCGTGGCTCGCGAGGCTCTTCGGCATCCCGAGCCTGCATCTTTACGGATAG
- a CDS encoding phosphopyruvate hydratase, whose translation MLTITDIVAREILDSRGNPTVEVDVELDSGVVGRAAVPSGASTGTYEAVELRDGEVDRYHGKGVLKAVENVNDVIAPEILGLDADDQVFIDEMLISLDGTENKSKLGANAILGVSMACARAAADALEVPLYRYMGGIGSRILPVPLMNVLNGGKHADNNVDIQEFMIAPAGAETLADAIRMGSEVFHSLKKVLSGKGLAVSVGDEGGFAPNLSSNEEAIEMIVAGIEEAGYGPGDEILIALDAAATEFYKDGKYVLEGEGVTKTSSEMVMYYDELVTRYPIVSIEDGLSEDDWEGWQELMAQLGATIQIVGDDLFVTNPDRLIRGIEEGSANSILIKLNQIGTVTETLDVIELAHRNSMSTVISHRSGETEDTTIADLAVAVNSGQIKTGSASRTDRLAKYNQLIRIEQELGETGIFPGRDAFGVFDDEE comes from the coding sequence ATGCTCACGATCACGGATATCGTCGCACGAGAGATCCTCGATTCCCGAGGCAATCCGACCGTCGAGGTCGACGTCGAGCTCGATTCCGGTGTGGTGGGACGGGCCGCGGTGCCGTCGGGCGCATCAACGGGTACCTATGAGGCGGTGGAGCTGCGGGACGGCGAGGTCGACCGCTACCACGGCAAGGGCGTCCTAAAGGCCGTCGAGAACGTGAACGACGTCATTGCCCCCGAGATCCTCGGGCTCGACGCCGACGACCAGGTCTTCATCGACGAGATGCTCATATCGTTGGACGGCACGGAGAACAAGTCGAAGCTGGGTGCCAACGCCATCCTCGGCGTCTCGATGGCGTGCGCCCGGGCGGCGGCCGACGCTCTCGAGGTACCGCTCTACCGCTACATGGGCGGCATCGGAAGCCGCATCCTCCCCGTCCCGCTCATGAACGTCCTGAACGGCGGCAAGCACGCCGACAACAACGTCGACATCCAGGAGTTCATGATCGCCCCGGCCGGCGCAGAGACACTCGCCGACGCCATCCGTATGGGCTCGGAGGTCTTCCACTCGCTCAAGAAGGTGCTCTCGGGCAAGGGACTCGCGGTCTCGGTCGGCGACGAGGGCGGCTTCGCGCCGAACCTCTCCTCGAACGAGGAGGCCATCGAGATGATCGTCGCGGGCATCGAAGAGGCAGGCTACGGGCCGGGCGACGAGATACTGATCGCGCTCGACGCGGCCGCGACCGAGTTCTACAAGGACGGGAAGTACGTCCTCGAGGGCGAGGGCGTCACGAAGACCTCGTCGGAGATGGTCATGTACTACGACGAGCTGGTGACGAGGTACCCGATCGTCTCCATCGAGGACGGCCTCTCCGAGGACGACTGGGAGGGCTGGCAGGAACTCATGGCGCAGCTCGGCGCGACCATCCAGATCGTCGGCGACGACCTTTTCGTCACGAACCCCGACCGCCTCATCCGCGGCATCGAGGAGGGGTCGGCCAACTCCATTCTCATCAAGCTCAACCAGATCGGCACGGTGACCGAGACACTCGACGTCATCGAGCTGGCGCACCGGAACTCGATGTCGACGGTCATCTCGCACCGCTCGGGCGAGACCGAGGACACGACGATCGCTGACCTGGCCGTCGCCGTCAACTCGGGACAGATCAAGACCGGCTCCGCCTCCAGGACGGATAGGCTCGCCAAGTACAATCAGCTCATCCGCATCGAGCAGGAGCTCGGTGAAACAGGCATCTTCCCCGGCCGCGACGCCTTCGGGGTGTTCGACGACGAGGAGTAG